One part of the Treponema peruense genome encodes these proteins:
- the ilvB gene encoding biosynthetic-type acetolactate synthase large subunit: MKITGSQVVIECLVEQGVDTIFGYPGGAILNIYDELYKNSDRIRHILTAHEQGAAHAADGYARATGKTGVVFATSGPGATNLVTGIATAYMDSSPMVAITCNVPSSLLGKDSFQEIDITGVTMPITKHNFMVRRVEDLAFTIREAFLIAKSGRPGPVLIDIPKEVTAALVDFEPLAAGDDGMAKAAAGNGNLRRVFSVAEPTDEEIAAAAELINSAERPVIYAGGGVVISGAEKELLEFAEKADIPVSESLMARSAFPSKHPLCTWMVGMHGTKASNMAITESDLVLALGARFSDRVTSDASKFAQNSRVFQIDIDPAEINKNIPTCGSLVGDIGQILKRLIPLVDSKKHGGWVKQVQEWMKEVPSCYAKDPKDSINPKFICEYINKVAGDDAFITTEVGQHQMWTAQFYPFSKPRTFVTSGGLGTMGFGTGAAIGIQCALPKARVVHIAGDGSFRMNCNELATIQHYNLPIVIVVMNNGALGNVRMWQRLFYGKRFSQTTLDFGPDWVKLAEAYGIQGFRARNAKEFASVFDKAFASGKAAVIDARVDIDEMVLPMVPGGKPIYNQIMELSSEMMD, from the coding sequence ATGAAAATAACAGGTTCACAGGTTGTAATAGAATGTCTTGTAGAGCAGGGCGTAGACACAATTTTTGGTTACCCGGGAGGAGCAATTCTTAATATTTATGATGAGCTTTACAAGAACTCAGACAGAATAAGACATATCCTTACTGCACACGAACAGGGTGCCGCACACGCTGCCGACGGTTACGCACGTGCTACCGGAAAAACTGGCGTTGTGTTTGCAACAAGCGGTCCGGGCGCAACAAATCTTGTTACCGGAATTGCAACTGCCTATATGGACTCGTCCCCGATGGTTGCAATTACCTGCAATGTTCCGTCTTCTCTTCTGGGAAAAGATTCGTTCCAGGAAATAGACATTACCGGCGTAACCATGCCCATTACAAAGCATAATTTTATGGTACGCAGGGTAGAAGATCTCGCCTTTACAATCCGCGAGGCATTTCTTATTGCAAAAAGCGGAAGGCCGGGTCCTGTTCTTATAGACATACCAAAAGAAGTAACAGCAGCCCTGGTTGACTTTGAGCCGCTTGCCGCCGGTGATGACGGAATGGCAAAAGCTGCAGCCGGTAACGGAAATTTGCGCCGTGTATTTTCTGTTGCTGAACCCACAGATGAAGAAATTGCTGCGGCTGCAGAACTTATTAACAGTGCCGAACGTCCTGTAATTTATGCCGGTGGCGGTGTTGTAATAAGCGGTGCAGAAAAAGAACTGCTCGAGTTTGCAGAAAAAGCAGACATTCCTGTTTCGGAAAGTCTCATGGCTCGTTCTGCATTCCCGTCAAAACATCCGCTTTGTACATGGATGGTCGGAATGCACGGAACAAAAGCCAGCAACATGGCCATTACAGAAAGCGACCTTGTTCTTGCACTTGGTGCCAGATTCAGCGACCGCGTTACTTCTGATGCTTCCAAATTTGCACAGAACAGCCGTGTATTCCAGATAGACATTGATCCGGCCGAGATAAACAAAAATATTCCGACCTGCGGCTCTCTTGTGGGAGACATCGGTCAGATACTAAAGAGACTTATTCCGCTTGTAGATTCAAAGAAGCATGGCGGCTGGGTAAAGCAGGTTCAGGAGTGGATGAAAGAAGTTCCGTCCTGTTATGCAAAGGATCCCAAAGATTCAATCAACCCAAAATTTATTTGCGAATACATAAACAAAGTTGCCGGCGACGATGCATTTATTACTACAGAAGTCGGCCAGCACCAGATGTGGACTGCACAGTTTTATCCTTTTTCAAAGCCGCGTACTTTTGTAACAAGCGGCGGTTTGGGAACAATGGGTTTTGGTACAGGAGCAGCAATTGGAATCCAGTGTGCACTTCCAAAAGCAAGGGTCGTTCATATTGCAGGTGACGGTTCGTTCCGCATGAACTGCAACGAGCTTGCAACTATACAGCATTATAATCTTCCAATAGTGATTGTCGTAATGAATAACGGCGCACTCGGTAACGTAAGAATGTGGCAGCGTCTTTTCTACGGAAAGCGGTTCAGCCAGACAACACTCGACTTTGGTCCGGACTGGGTTAAACTTGCCGAAGCTTACGGTATACAGGGGTTCAGAGCACGTAATGCCAAAGAGTTTGCTTCTGTTTTTGACAAGGCATTCGCTTCGGGAAAGGCCGCTGTTATTGACGCGCGTGTAGATATTGATGAAATGGTTTTGCCCATGGTTCCGGGAGGAAAGCCCATTTACAATCAGATTATGGAACTTAGCTCAGAGATGATGGACTAA
- the ilvD gene encoding dihydroxy-acid dehydratase: MAKKSDNAVKGAARAPHRSLFYAMGYTDEELERPIVGVCCAKNEIIPGHAELDRISEAVKAGIRMAGGTPVEFPAIGVCDGIAMGHEGMKYSLVTRELIADSVECMAKAHQFDALVMIPNCDKIVPGMLMAAARLDLPTVFCSGGPMMPGHLPGHDASNPYSDKNLSLTDMFEAVGGLAVGKINEAQLKELEHSACPGCGACSGMFTANSMNCLTEVLGLGLPGNGTIPAVTGARIALAKHAGMQVMEMYRRGITARSMMTADSFRNALAADMALGCSSNTMLHVPAIAHEAGISIDLHEVNEISNRTPNLCHLAPAGHTFMCELNDAGGVQAVLAELAKKNLIKTDMITATGKTIAENIAGVVNRNPQILRPIENPFSDNGGIAILFGNLAPDGTVVKRSACAPELMKHTGPARVFNDESEAMDAVQNRKINPGDVVVIRYEGPKGGPGMREMLAVTAALAGQGLDKQVALITDGRFSGATRGASLGHCSPEAAVGGPIALVEEGDTITLDINNYKIHLDVSDEVLAARKAKWVCPQPKVTTGYLARYAKLVSSADKGAILQ; the protein is encoded by the coding sequence ATGGCAAAAAAAAGTGATAACGCAGTAAAGGGAGCCGCACGCGCTCCGCACCGTTCTTTGTTTTATGCGATGGGATATACAGACGAGGAGCTTGAGCGTCCTATAGTTGGTGTCTGTTGCGCAAAAAATGAAATAATTCCGGGGCATGCCGAACTTGACAGAATTTCAGAAGCTGTTAAAGCAGGAATCCGCATGGCTGGCGGAACTCCGGTAGAGTTTCCTGCAATAGGTGTCTGCGACGGAATTGCAATGGGCCATGAAGGCATGAAGTACAGCCTTGTCACCCGTGAACTTATTGCCGATTCGGTAGAGTGCATGGCAAAGGCACACCAGTTTGACGCACTTGTAATGATTCCTAACTGCGACAAAATTGTTCCGGGAATGCTTATGGCTGCAGCCCGCCTTGATCTTCCTACAGTATTCTGTTCCGGCGGACCAATGATGCCCGGTCATCTTCCCGGTCACGATGCATCCAACCCTTATTCAGACAAAAACCTTTCACTTACCGACATGTTCGAGGCTGTTGGCGGTCTTGCGGTCGGCAAAATAAATGAAGCACAACTCAAGGAACTTGAACATTCAGCATGTCCGGGCTGCGGTGCCTGTTCCGGAATGTTTACTGCAAATTCAATGAACTGTCTTACAGAAGTACTTGGACTCGGACTTCCCGGCAACGGAACAATTCCTGCAGTAACAGGTGCACGTATTGCGCTTGCAAAACATGCCGGTATGCAGGTTATGGAAATGTACCGCCGCGGAATAACTGCACGTTCCATGATGACAGCTGACTCTTTCAGAAACGCACTTGCTGCAGATATGGCACTGGGCTGTTCCAGCAACACAATGCTCCATGTTCCGGCTATTGCGCACGAAGCAGGAATTTCAATCGATCTTCACGAAGTAAACGAAATTTCTAACCGCACTCCTAACCTTTGCCATCTTGCACCTGCAGGCCATACATTTATGTGCGAACTTAACGACGCGGGTGGTGTTCAGGCTGTTCTTGCAGAACTTGCAAAAAAGAATCTCATTAAAACAGATATGATTACCGCTACAGGAAAAACGATTGCAGAAAATATTGCCGGTGTAGTAAACCGCAATCCCCAGATTCTGCGCCCAATAGAAAATCCGTTCTCTGATAACGGCGGAATAGCAATTCTGTTCGGAAACCTCGCTCCCGACGGAACTGTAGTAAAGCGTTCTGCCTGTGCCCCCGAACTTATGAAGCATACAGGACCTGCACGAGTATTCAATGACGAAAGTGAAGCAATGGATGCCGTTCAGAACCGAAAAATTAATCCCGGCGATGTAGTTGTTATTCGCTATGAAGGACCAAAGGGCGGACCTGGAATGAGAGAAATGCTTGCCGTTACTGCCGCTCTTGCAGGACAGGGACTGGACAAACAGGTAGCTCTTATTACAGACGGACGTTTTTCTGGCGCAACAAGAGGTGCTTCTTTGGGACACTGTTCACCGGAAGCTGCTGTCGGCGGACCGATTGCTCTTGTAGAAGAAGGCGATACAATTACGCTTGACATAAACAATTATAAGATTCACCTGGATGTTTCCGATGAAGTTCTTGCAGCACGCAAGGCAAAATGGGTTTGCCCCCAGCCAAAGGTAACGACAGGATATCTTGCCCGCTATGCAAAGCTTGTTTCTTCTGCAGACAAGGGCGCAATACTTCAGTAA
- a CDS encoding GH36-type glycosyl hydrolase domain-containing protein, translating into MKYGHFDDKAREYVITTPRTPYPWINYLGSESFFSLMSNTCGGYSFYKDARLRRLTRYRYNNVPLDSNGKYFYIKDGDTVWNPGWQPVQTELDSYECRHGFGYTRLLSSKNGLSADALFFVPVNYNVEVQQLKIKNDSHEVKDVSVYSFVEWCLYNAQDDGTNFQRNFSTGEVEIEGSAIYHKTEYRERRNHYAFYSVNTQIDGFETDRESFTGTYNGLDCPDAVMSGKSRNSVADGWSPVASHRIDARLNPGEERTYIFVLGYIENADEEKWQDAPSKVPFFQTNPKAQIINKKKAYELQHSFATPELVKAEFDKLCKNWDSILSAFSLKTSDARLDRMSLWNQYQCVTTYNFARSASYFESGIGRGIGFRDTSQDMLGAAHLLPKERIRERLFDVAATQFEDGSAYHQFQPLTKRGNADIGSNFNDDPLWLILGVGGYIKETGDTDFLKVQVPFDNDTNNTATLYEHLKRSYNYILTHMGPHGLPLIGRADWNDCLNLNCFSTSPDDSFQTSTNKDGKNAESVMIAQMFVYVTPDYMEMCRLMNEEDEALKAQAESAKMEESICKNGWDGEWYIRAYDDYGHKIGSHECEEGKIFIETQGFGSMAKIGKDKHLPEKALDSVKKYLDSKYGIVILSPAYSRYHVELGEVSSYPQGYKENGGIFCHNNPWVIIGEIVNNRPDDAFVHYAKIAPSYIEDISDIHKTEPYVYAQMIAGKEARNFGQAKNSWLTGTASWNFVALSQYIAGIRPDYAGLRVEPRLPSEIGDAQITRVFRGVTYRINVHSVNNTGDVKIECTNPDVTVNGTLVSLKKGSSVSEVELSVTVG; encoded by the coding sequence ATGAAATACGGACATTTTGACGACAAGGCCAGGGAATATGTAATTACAACCCCGCGTACACCTTATCCGTGGATTAACTATTTGGGAAGCGAGTCTTTCTTCTCGCTTATGTCTAACACTTGCGGCGGATATTCTTTCTACAAAGATGCACGTCTTCGCCGTCTTACACGCTACAGATACAACAATGTTCCGCTTGACTCAAACGGAAAATACTTCTACATAAAAGACGGTGACACTGTTTGGAACCCGGGCTGGCAGCCTGTTCAGACTGAACTTGACTCTTACGAATGCCGCCACGGTTTTGGCTACACACGCCTTCTTTCTTCAAAGAACGGTCTTTCTGCCGACGCGCTTTTTTTTGTGCCCGTTAACTACAACGTTGAAGTACAGCAGCTTAAGATTAAAAACGATTCGCACGAAGTAAAAGATGTTTCTGTTTATTCTTTCGTTGAGTGGTGTCTTTACAACGCCCAGGACGACGGAACAAACTTCCAGCGCAACTTTTCTACCGGCGAAGTAGAAATCGAAGGAAGCGCAATTTACCACAAGACAGAATACCGCGAAAGACGCAATCACTACGCTTTCTATTCTGTAAATACACAAATAGACGGTTTTGAAACAGACCGCGAAAGCTTTACCGGAACCTACAACGGACTCGACTGCCCCGACGCAGTTATGTCAGGAAAGAGCCGCAATTCTGTAGCAGACGGATGGTCTCCTGTTGCAAGCCACAGAATTGACGCAAGACTTAATCCCGGTGAAGAGCGCACATATATTTTTGTTCTTGGCTATATAGAAAATGCAGACGAAGAAAAGTGGCAGGACGCTCCTTCAAAGGTTCCGTTCTTCCAGACAAACCCAAAGGCACAGATTATAAACAAAAAGAAGGCCTATGAACTGCAGCACTCATTTGCAACACCAGAACTTGTAAAGGCTGAATTTGACAAGCTCTGCAAAAACTGGGATTCAATTCTGTCTGCATTCAGTCTTAAAACTTCAGATGCACGACTTGACAGAATGTCTTTGTGGAACCAGTACCAGTGTGTTACTACATACAATTTTGCAAGAAGCGCCAGTTACTTTGAAAGCGGTATCGGACGCGGAATCGGTTTCAGAGACACAAGCCAGGATATGCTTGGTGCAGCACATCTTCTTCCAAAAGAAAGAATCCGCGAGAGACTTTTTGACGTAGCTGCAACCCAGTTTGAAGACGGAAGTGCCTACCACCAGTTCCAGCCGCTTACAAAACGCGGAAATGCCGACATCGGTTCAAACTTTAACGATGATCCGCTCTGGCTTATTCTGGGCGTTGGCGGTTATATCAAGGAAACAGGCGACACTGACTTCCTTAAGGTTCAGGTTCCGTTTGATAATGACACAAACAATACAGCAACTTTGTACGAGCATCTTAAGCGTTCATACAATTACATTCTTACTCACATGGGACCGCACGGACTTCCTCTTATAGGACGCGCCGACTGGAACGACTGTCTTAACCTTAACTGTTTCAGTACAAGCCCCGATGACTCTTTCCAGACAAGTACAAACAAAGATGGAAAGAACGCCGAGTCTGTAATGATTGCGCAGATGTTCGTTTATGTAACACCAGACTACATGGAAATGTGCCGCCTTATGAACGAAGAGGATGAAGCCCTTAAGGCACAGGCTGAATCTGCAAAGATGGAAGAGTCTATCTGCAAAAACGGATGGGACGGCGAGTGGTACATACGCGCTTATGACGATTACGGACACAAGATTGGTTCACACGAATGTGAAGAAGGCAAAATCTTTATCGAAACACAGGGCTTTGGTTCAATGGCAAAAATCGGTAAGGACAAGCATCTTCCCGAAAAGGCACTGGACAGCGTAAAGAAATATCTGGACTCAAAGTACGGAATTGTTATTTTAAGTCCTGCATACAGCCGCTATCATGTTGAACTTGGTGAAGTTTCTTCTTACCCGCAGGGATACAAAGAAAACGGCGGAATCTTCTGCCACAACAATCCGTGGGTAATTATCGGTGAGATTGTAAACAACCGCCCTGATGATGCCTTTGTGCATTATGCAAAGATTGCACCTTCTTATATAGAAGATATTAGCGATATTCATAAAACAGAGCCTTATGTTTATGCACAGATGATTGCCGGTAAGGAAGCCCGTAACTTTGGTCAGGCAAAAAACAGCTGGCTTACCGGAACAGCTTCATGGAACTTTGTTGCACTGTCACAGTACATTGCAGGTATTCGTCCTGATTATGCAGGTCTCAGGGTTGAACCCAGACTTCCGTCAGAAATCGGTGACGCACAGATTACACGCGTGTTCCGTGGCGTTACTTACCGCATTAACGTTCACAGCGTAAACAATACCGGTGATGTAAAGATTGAGTGCACGAACCCTGATGTAACGGTTAACGGAACTCTGGTTTCTCTGAAAAAAGGCTCGTCTGTTTCAGAAGTTGAACTTTCAGTTACTGTAGGTTAA
- a CDS encoding carbohydrate ABC transporter permease translates to MLIVNSTRIHSQLINGFSFIPGKYFFSNLKNLLSNDNIPVVGALLNSVMVSVGNAVFATYFSAMTAYGIHMYRFKGRKFAFSFIMAVMMVPAQVTTLGFLRLIGAINLDDNLLALIIPAIASPVVFFYMLQYLQAFLSKSLVEASRIDGCGEFRTFNTIVIPIIKPAIAVQGIFAFVSSWNNYFLPALVINSKSRKTIPILIAQLRAADYMKFDLAQVYMLIFIAIIPLLIVYLLLSRQIIGGVTLGGVKE, encoded by the coding sequence ATGCTTATAGTGAATTCAACACGCATCCACAGCCAGCTTATAAACGGATTTTCGTTCATTCCGGGAAAGTACTTCTTTTCTAACCTTAAGAACCTGCTTTCAAATGACAATATTCCTGTTGTGGGAGCACTTTTGAACAGCGTTATGGTTTCTGTAGGAAATGCCGTTTTTGCAACATATTTTTCTGCAATGACCGCCTACGGAATTCACATGTACCGATTCAAGGGCCGCAAATTTGCATTCAGCTTTATTATGGCTGTCATGATGGTTCCGGCTCAGGTTACAACTTTGGGATTTTTGCGCCTTATCGGTGCCATTAACCTTGACGACAACCTGCTTGCCCTTATTATTCCGGCAATTGCTTCTCCTGTAGTTTTCTTCTACATGTTGCAGTATCTTCAGGCTTTCCTTTCAAAGTCACTGGTAGAAGCTTCACGCATTGACGGCTGCGGAGAATTCAGGACATTCAACACGATTGTTATTCCTATTATTAAACCGGCAATTGCTGTTCAGGGTATTTTTGCCTTTGTAAGCTCGTGGAACAACTACTTCCTTCCGGCTTTGGTTATCAATTCAAAGTCACGCAAGACAATTCCTATTCTTATTGCCCAGCTGCGTGCGGCCGACTACATGAAGTTTGACCTTGCTCAGGTTTATATGCTTATTTTTATTGCGATTATTCCGCTTCTTATAGTTTACCTGCTTCTTTCACGCCAGATTATCGGTGGTGTAACACTCGGCGGTGTAAAGGAATAA
- a CDS encoding carbohydrate ABC transporter permease: protein MSEKKLKNHALNYEKWGYFFIAPFFIIYIIFQLIPLISTIWNSFFENYRVGLMTVGPNFVGMANYKEVLFNTDMPRYALNTLIMWIMGFVPQIVLSLLLSIWFCDTELRIKCTSFFKTVIYMPNLIMASAFAMLFFMLFSDAGPVNALAVSMGWIEEPVRFLTQKTTVRTLVAVMNLLMWYGNTTLLLMSGILGIDNSIFEAARIDGANPFTIFVKVTLPSLMPILVYVMITSLIGGIQMFDVPQILTNGEGNPNRTSMTLIMYLNAHLGSKNYGIGGAISVLIFIITAILSATVYKFTMKDYKDAK, encoded by the coding sequence ATGTCCGAAAAAAAACTTAAAAATCACGCATTAAATTATGAGAAGTGGGGATATTTCTTTATTGCTCCTTTCTTTATCATATACATTATTTTCCAGCTTATTCCTCTTATTTCTACAATCTGGAACAGTTTCTTTGAAAATTACAGGGTAGGTCTTATGACAGTAGGCCCCAATTTTGTTGGAATGGCCAACTACAAAGAAGTACTCTTTAACACCGATATGCCGCGGTATGCCCTGAATACACTTATAATGTGGATTATGGGATTTGTTCCGCAGATTGTATTGTCGCTTCTTCTTTCTATATGGTTCTGCGACACTGAACTTCGAATAAAGTGTACGTCTTTCTTCAAAACAGTAATTTACATGCCAAACCTTATTATGGCTTCGGCTTTTGCAATGCTGTTTTTCATGCTGTTTTCTGATGCCGGCCCTGTAAATGCCCTTGCGGTTTCAATGGGCTGGATAGAAGAACCGGTACGCTTTCTTACACAGAAGACTACGGTAAGAACGTTGGTTGCTGTTATGAACCTTCTTATGTGGTACGGTAACACAACGCTTCTTCTTATGTCAGGTATTCTTGGAATAGACAACAGTATTTTTGAAGCGGCACGCATTGACGGTGCAAATCCTTTTACAATCTTTGTAAAGGTTACGCTTCCTTCACTTATGCCCATTCTTGTTTACGTTATGATTACAAGCCTTATCGGTGGAATCCAGATGTTCGATGTTCCGCAGATTCTTACAAACGGCGAGGGTAATCCAAACAGAACTTCCATGACGCTCATTATGTACCTTAATGCACACCTTGGAAGCAAAAACTACGGAATCGGCGGTGCAATTTCTGTTCTTATCTTCATAATTACAGCAATTCTGAGTGCTACGGTTTATAAGTTTACTATGAAGGATTACAAGGACGCAAAATAA
- a CDS encoding type 2 periplasmic-binding domain-containing protein: protein MKKALLFTLAAVTACGMFTGCAKKSAAEGKVLNIACWNEEFQARFKDYFEAKGLVPDGVTVKWHITPNQDNAYQNRLDQQLLAQEKAPADEKIDLFLVEADYALKYVDTPFTLDVKKDIGLTDADLSKQYQYTKDVMTDKNGVLKGVTWQACPGGFIYRRSIAKDVLGTDKPEEVQKFLATWNDFDSVAAQAKSKGYFMLSGYDDAYRVFSDNITTPAVVDGKIEIDPLIKRWISQTKTYTEKGYNNKANLWSAESFKGAGKDGKVFGYFGPAWFIDFCLAPATKADPEGPNALGNGSYGDWAFCRGPQGFSWGGTWICAAAGTDNVDLIKDIMYTLTCDKATMTAIAMEMGDFTNNEEAMKEVAASDYKNPFLGGQNHISFFLDNAKSIHKDCMTPYDQGFTEKIQHAFADYFNGNVDEQTAYKNFYTSLIELYPNLKK from the coding sequence ATGAAAAAGGCTTTATTGTTTACACTTGCTGCTGTAACAGCCTGCGGAATGTTTACAGGCTGCGCAAAAAAGAGTGCTGCAGAAGGAAAAGTATTGAACATAGCATGTTGGAACGAAGAGTTCCAGGCGAGGTTTAAGGACTACTTTGAGGCAAAGGGACTTGTTCCGGATGGAGTCACTGTAAAGTGGCACATCACACCTAACCAGGACAATGCTTACCAGAACCGCCTTGACCAGCAGCTTCTTGCCCAGGAAAAGGCACCAGCAGACGAGAAAATCGACTTGTTCCTTGTAGAAGCAGACTATGCCCTCAAGTATGTAGACACACCGTTTACACTTGATGTAAAGAAAGACATCGGACTTACAGATGCCGACCTTTCAAAGCAGTACCAGTACACAAAGGACGTAATGACAGACAAAAACGGCGTTCTTAAGGGTGTAACCTGGCAGGCTTGTCCGGGTGGATTCATCTACCGCCGTTCAATTGCAAAGGATGTTCTTGGAACAGACAAACCTGAAGAAGTACAGAAGTTCCTTGCAACATGGAACGATTTTGACTCTGTAGCTGCACAGGCAAAGTCAAAGGGATACTTTATGCTTTCAGGATACGATGATGCATACCGCGTATTCAGCGACAACATCACAACTCCTGCTGTAGTAGACGGAAAAATCGAAATTGATCCTCTTATCAAGAGATGGATTTCACAGACAAAGACATACACAGAAAAGGGATACAACAACAAGGCAAACCTCTGGTCAGCAGAAAGCTTCAAGGGTGCCGGAAAAGACGGAAAAGTATTCGGATATTTCGGACCTGCATGGTTCATTGACTTCTGTCTCGCACCTGCAACAAAGGCCGATCCTGAAGGACCAAACGCTCTCGGAAACGGAAGCTACGGTGACTGGGCATTCTGCCGCGGACCACAGGGATTCAGCTGGGGCGGAACCTGGATTTGTGCTGCTGCCGGAACAGACAATGTTGACCTTATCAAGGACATAATGTACACACTTACATGCGACAAGGCTACAATGACTGCAATCGCAATGGAAATGGGTGACTTTACAAACAATGAAGAGGCTATGAAAGAAGTTGCTGCTTCTGACTACAAGAACCCGTTCCTTGGCGGACAGAACCACATTTCATTCTTCCTTGACAATGCAAAGAGCATCCACAAGGACTGCATGACTCCTTATGATCAGGGATTCACAGAGAAGATCCAGCATGCATTTGCTGACTACTTCAACGGCAATGTTGATGAGCAGACTGCTTACAAGAACTTCTATACATCTCTTATAGAACTTTATCCTAACCTTAAGAAATAA
- a CDS encoding LacI family DNA-binding transcriptional regulator: MRGVKMGVVTLKDIARECGLSFSAVSKALRGSSEIGAETRQKVEETAHRLGYTVNVSARMLRTKSSKSIGIIFEDITGSGLQHQYFAQIFDSMNVTANSRGYDLIFLNGTRHDYYYDMKSRGCDGVVICATDFARPDVKKILSEKVPVAVLDCDIEGIPSVLSDNEAGIRSLVKHILALGHKKVAFIHGESSFVTRERLDTFVHVMEEAGCSVPGDCLLQGRYHDPELSGEATERLLTLPDIPTCIIYPDDFSALGGIQALARHCLIPHRDISIAGYDGILLSQLLTPPLTTYEQNALELGIKLIDLLLKSVSGTDVSSATVRVKGRLIQGGSVCDIR; encoded by the coding sequence ATGCGGGGTGTAAAAATGGGTGTCGTAACGCTAAAAGACATAGCAAGAGAATGCGGTCTTTCGTTTTCTGCAGTAAGCAAAGCTCTTCGCGGCAGTTCTGAAATTGGCGCCGAAACAAGGCAGAAAGTAGAAGAAACGGCGCATCGACTGGGCTACACCGTAAACGTTTCTGCACGCATGCTCAGGACAAAATCTTCCAAAAGCATAGGCATTATCTTTGAAGACATAACCGGCAGCGGGCTTCAGCACCAGTATTTTGCACAAATCTTTGACTCAATGAACGTAACGGCCAATTCACGCGGCTATGACCTTATTTTTCTTAACGGAACACGCCACGACTATTACTACGACATGAAAAGCCGCGGTTGTGACGGCGTTGTAATCTGTGCCACAGACTTTGCTCGCCCCGATGTAAAAAAAATCCTTTCAGAAAAAGTGCCTGTTGCCGTACTGGACTGCGATATAGAAGGCATTCCGTCTGTTTTGAGCGACAACGAAGCAGGAATTCGCTCTCTTGTGAAGCATATTCTTGCGCTTGGTCACAAAAAAGTTGCATTTATACACGGTGAATCTTCTTTTGTAACCCGCGAGCGTCTGGACACTTTTGTGCACGTAATGGAAGAAGCCGGCTGTTCTGTTCCGGGAGACTGTCTTTTGCAGGGCAGGTACCACGATCCGGAATTGAGCGGTGAAGCAACGGAGCGCCTTCTGACACTTCCCGACATTCCTACATGCATAATTTACCCCGACGACTTTTCGGCACTCGGCGGAATCCAGGCACTTGCAAGACACTGCCTTATTCCGCACAGGGACATAAGCATTGCCGGCTATGACGGAATCCTTCTTTCGCAGCTTCTTACACCTCCTCTTACGACTTACGAACAGAATGCACTCGAACTGGGCATAAAACTCATAGATCTTCTGTTAAAATCCGTTTCGGGAACAGACGTAAGTTCTGCCACAGTGCGCGTAAAAGGCCGTCTCATCCAGGGTGGTTCTGTCTGCGACATACGCTGA
- a CDS encoding Rpn family recombination-promoting nuclease/putative transposase, which yields MDNIINYEDLPLTNNFMFCKVMEDKDVCRGVIETLLGIKIERIENFGREKTAQSGFSSKGVRYDVYVRGTNEVFDIEMQVAETKDLPLRARYYQSVADVDGLKPGQTYSDLKYVYIIFLCVFDAFGRNEPVYKFENICCSIPDLKMNDRTCKVFYNIADYKKVQNPDVRELLRYMYESRGANSGLTKQISRSLEYARLNETWRKEFMIMEMQRLVWMKEAQQEGMEKGMQQGMKQGLEQGREQGAIEGAHAKAVETARNLIAMGILTPEQTAKATGLSLAQVQQLQQ from the coding sequence ATGGATAATATTATAAATTATGAAGACCTTCCGCTTACAAACAATTTTATGTTCTGCAAGGTAATGGAAGACAAGGACGTGTGCAGGGGTGTAATAGAAACACTTCTTGGAATAAAAATTGAGCGCATAGAAAATTTCGGCAGGGAAAAAACAGCCCAAAGCGGATTTTCTTCAAAAGGGGTGCGGTACGATGTATATGTCCGGGGGACTAACGAAGTCTTTGACATAGAAATGCAGGTTGCCGAAACAAAAGATTTGCCGTTAAGGGCAAGGTATTACCAGAGCGTAGCTGATGTTGACGGACTCAAGCCCGGCCAGACATACAGTGATTTGAAATATGTGTATATAATATTTCTGTGTGTCTTTGATGCGTTCGGCAGAAATGAACCTGTGTATAAATTTGAAAATATCTGTTGCAGTATACCGGACCTCAAAATGAATGACAGAACCTGCAAAGTGTTTTATAATATAGCAGACTACAAAAAGGTACAGAACCCTGATGTAAGGGAACTGCTGCGCTATATGTATGAAAGCAGAGGAGCAAACAGCGGGCTTACAAAGCAAATAAGCCGCAGCCTCGAGTATGCCCGTCTGAACGAAACCTGGAGGAAGGAATTTATGATAATGGAAATGCAGCGTCTGGTCTGGATGAAAGAGGCCCAGCAGGAGGGAATGGAAAAGGGCATGCAACAGGGAATGAAACAGGGCCTAGAACAGGGTCGTGAACAGGGCGCTATCGAAGGCGCACACGCCAAGGCCGTAGAAACCGCACGCAATCTCATCGCTATGGGCATCCTCACGCCCGAACAGACGGCAAAGGCCACCGGCCTTAGCCTCGCTCAGGTCCAGCAACTTCAGCAATAG